The genome window TCGGGATTGGCCAGGGGCAGCACCAGGCGCCGCTCGATGAGCCGCTTCTCGTCGGCCATGCCGGTGAGCTGCTCCCAGAGGCGGGCCTCCGGCATGATCGCGCCCAACGTGGCCAGGACCGCCGCGCCCTGGGCACTGGCCGCCTCCGACTTCTCGAAGTACGTGAGCCCCCGGCGCGGGCGGAACCCGGAGTTGACCAGTGCGGTCGCGCCGGTCTCCTCGTCGGGCAGCAGCGCCGCGACGATCCGCGCGCCGGCGCCCCGCAACCGGTGCTCCAGCGCGGACAGCAGCGCGGTGCCCAGGCCCAGGTTCCGCCAGGCCGGGTGCAGCGCGATGCGCAGCACCCACGCCCGGTCCCCGTCGACCCGGCCCACCGCCGCACCCACGAGGTGCCCGTCGGCCACCGCGACGACGCTCGGGTCCCGCGCCTGCAACGCGGCGACGACGTCGGACAGGCGGAAGACGGCGGCCTGGTCCGTGGTGGCGCTCTCCGCGTCGAGCCGGACCACCGCCTCAAGGTCGTCCGGCGTGAAGTCCCGGACGTGCCACACAGCCATACGCCACTCTCGAACCTCGCGCCCCCTGGGACTTCCATCATCGTCCCGCCTGCGGGGTCCCTGCCCGCCTGAAGCGGAACGACCCGATCCACCCGGTCCGCATCAGCCGGCGTGCCCCTCCCTCGGATCCCTCGGAGGTATTTCGACTCGTCCCGAGCCGGGTGCGGACGCATATGTCGGCGATATGCCGTACTGCCTAAGCTCTGGGCATGCGCGTGTTGATCGTGGAGGACGAGCCCTACCTGGCGGAGGCCGTCCGGGACGGTCTCCGGCTGGAAGCGATCGCCGCCGACATCGCCGGCGACGGCGACTGCGCCCTGGAGCTGCTCAGCGTCAACTCCTACGACCTCGCGGTCCTCGACCGTGACATCCCCGGCCCCACCGGCGACGAGATCGCCCGATGGATCGTCGCCTCCGGCAGCGGCATCCCGATCCTCATGCTCACCGCTGCCGACCGGATCGACGACAAGGCGTCCGGGTTCGAGCTCGGCGCCGACGACTACCTCACCAAGCCGTTCGAGCTCCGAGAACTCGTCATGCGGCTGCGGGCGTTGGACCGCAGGCGCGCGCACGCCCGGCCCCCGGTCAGCGAGATCGCGGACCTGCGGCTGGATCCGTTCCGCCGGCAGGTCTTCCGCGACGGCCGCCACGTCGCGCTCACCCGCAAGCAGTTCGCGGTGCTGGAGGTGCTCGTCGCCGCCGGAGGCGGTGTCGTCAGCGCCGAAGAACTCCTGGAGCGCGCCTGGGACGCCAACGCCGACCCCTTCACCAACGCCGTCCGCATCACCATCTCCGGCCTGCGCAAACGACTCGGCGAACCACGGCTCGTCGCCACGGTGCCCGGCGTCGGCTACCGGATCGACACCGGCAGCGACACCGGCAGCGACACCGGCATAGGCACCGGCACGGACACCGCCCACCCCGGCAGCACGCGTGCATAGGCGCCCGGGGCTCAGCACCCGCCTGAAACTCGCCATCAGCTACGCCGGGTTCCTCCTGGTCGCCGGCACCATCCTGCTGGCCGTGGTGTGGGCGTTCCTGCTGCGCTACGTACCCGACAGCCCCCAGGGCCTCCTCGGGGTGGCCCCCAACCGCCACGTCCTCGTGCGCGTGTTCGCTCCCGCCGCGGCCGGAGCGCTGGCCTTCCTGCTGGTGTTCGGCCTGTTGGGCGGTTGGATCCTCGCCGGCCGGATGCTCGCACCGCTCACCCGGATCGCGGACGCGGCGCGGGCGGCCGCGAGCGGATC of Kitasatospora viridis contains these proteins:
- a CDS encoding response regulator transcription factor — translated: MRVLIVEDEPYLAEAVRDGLRLEAIAADIAGDGDCALELLSVNSYDLAVLDRDIPGPTGDEIARWIVASGSGIPILMLTAADRIDDKASGFELGADDYLTKPFELRELVMRLRALDRRRAHARPPVSEIADLRLDPFRRQVFRDGRHVALTRKQFAVLEVLVAAGGGVVSAEELLERAWDANADPFTNAVRITISGLRKRLGEPRLVATVPGVGYRIDTGSDTGSDTGIGTGTDTAHPGSTRA